The Xanthomonas indica sequence CGCGGTGGTGCCGAACCAGCGATGGCGGTTGCGCGCCAGCAGCCGATAGCCGGCGTCGCGCCAGCGCCGCGGCAGCAGGCGCAGCGCCGCGACGCTGCGCCACACTCCGCCAAGCCCGGCGATCACCGCGATCGCCGCATCCGAGTCGGTGAGTGCAGCATCTGGCGTCAGCAGCAGGAACGACAGCGGATCGGCCGGATCCAGCCCGTGGTCGCGCAACAGCGCGCTGCCGCGCGGCGACTGCATCGCCGCAAAGCGGTAGCGGCCGCGGCGGTCATGGCGCAGCAGGAACCGCACCCAGCGGCTGCACAGCGCACACACCCCGTCGAACACGACGATGGCCGCGTCCTCCGGCGCCGTGGGCGCCACCACCGGCGGCGGCTCAGGCCGGCGCAAGCCAGCCCTCGTAGCGGATGAACGGGCCGATCCACGGCAGCGTCACCGCAATCAGAAACGCATAGCGGCCGTCGCGCTGGTCTTCGCGGCAGTGCACGCCGGCCAGCCAGCGCCGCGGCAGCGGCAGCACGCCGAACGCCCAGGCCCGCGCCGCGCGCCATTCGATGCCCGCGCCGTCGACCCGCAGGGCGAATTCGAACACCACCGCACCCAGGCGCTCGCGCAGCCGGCCGCGGTGCAGCCACAGCCGCGAGGGCATGGCATGCCGACCGAAACGGCGCTCCCAGCACTCCCCGCGCGCGTCGGCGCGGAACACCACCTCCACCGGCGTGGCCGGTCCGGTGCGCGGCAGCCGCACCAGCCACGCGCACAGCGGCAGCAGCGGATGCCGGCCGCGGGCGACCTCGGCCTGGCCGACGTAGCGCGACCGCGGCCCCGGCGTGTGCAGCGCGCGCAGCACCGGCGGCAACTGCGCGAACGCCGGCCCCAGCACCTGCGCGAACAGCGGCGCGGTCAGGGCGCGATCCACGCCAGGGTCGCCATGCGCCCGCTGCGGCGGTCGCGCCGGTAGGAATAGAAGCGCTGCGCGTCGGCGATGGTGCACAGGCCGCCGCCGTGGACCTGGTCCGGCGCCATGCCGGCCGCGACCAGACGCTGCCGCGCCAGCGCGTACAGGTCCACCAACCAGTGCCCGGGACGGGTCGCGACGAAGGCGCTGGCCGCGGCCGGATCGTGGCGCAGGAAGGCCTCGCGGACGTCGACGCCGATCTCGTAGCGCTGCGGCCCGGCGGCCGGGCCGAGCCAGGCCTGCAGTTGCGCCGGCGCGGTGCGCAGCGCGGCGACGGTGGCCTCCAGCACGCCGCCGGCCAGGCCCTGCCAGCCAGCATGCGCGGCGCCCACCTCGCTGCCGTCGCGGGCGGCAAACACCACCGGCAGGCAGTCGGCGGTCAGGATCGCCAGCACCACGCCCGGTTCGGCGGTGACCGCGGCATCGGCGGTCGGCTCGGCGTCGATGCCGGTGCCGTGCGGCGGCCCGTCGAAGCGCAGCACCTGCACCCCGTGCACCTGCCGCAGCCAGTGCGGCGGCGTCGGCAGCGCCAGCCGCACGGCCAGTTCGTCGCGGTTGCGCTGGACCGTGGCCGGGTCGTCGCCGTCGGCGGCACTGCGGTTGCCCAGGTTGAAGCGGTCGAACGGCGGCTGTGAGGCGCCGGCGCCAGTCCGCAGGGTGGTCAGCGCGTGGACCCGCGGCGGGACCGGCCAATCGGCCTGCAGGGCGAAGTCCGGCATCAGCAGCACCCTCGGCCGACAGCGGCCGCCTTGTCGCTTCGCGGACGTCCCCGGCCGCAACCCGAGACGGTGCCGCGTGCCACGGCGCAGGAACCCGGCGACGTGGCCATGCTCAGCGCCGCGCCCGCTCGGCCGCCGCCTGCGCATCCGCGCGCAGGGAGGCCATCAGCTGCTGCAGGTCGGCCGGCACTGCGGCGGTGGCGCGAACCGGTTCGCCACTCAGCGGATGCTTGAACTCCAGGGTCTCGGCGTGCAGCGCCTGGCGCTTGAAGCCGCGCAGTTCGCCGATCAGTTCCTCGCTTGCGCCCTTGGGCAGCTTGAGCGGGCCGCCGTACAGCGGGTCGCCGACGATGGGGTGCTTCAGGTGCGCCATGTGCACGCGGATCTGGTGGGTGCGGCCGGTCTCCAGGCGGCATTCCAGGGCCGTATGCGCACGGAAGCGCTCGCGCAGCCGGTAGTGGGTGACCGCGTCGCGGCCGTCCTCGCGCACCGCCATGCGCAGGCGGTCGCGCGGATGGCGGTCGATCGGCGCGTTGGCGGTACCGCCGGAGACCAGCGCCCCGACCACCACCGCCAGGTACTGCCGGTGCACGTCGCGCGCGGACAGCTGCGCCACCAGCGAGGTGTGCGCCTGCAGGGTCCGCGCCACCACCATGGCGCCGCTGGTGTCCTTGTCCAGGCGGTGCACGATGCCGGCGCGCGGCAGCGCCGACAGCCCCGGATCGCGGTACAGCAAGGCGTTGACCAGGGTGCCGCTGGGGTTGCCGGCGCCCGGGTGCACCACCAGCCCGGCCGGCTTGTTCAGCACGATGACCTGGTCGTCCTCGTACAGCACCTCCAGCGGGATGTCCTCGGGCAGGGCGTGGGTCTGGGTGTCCAGCACCGCGTGCAGGCTGGCGATCTCGCCGCCGCGCAGCGGATCGCGCGGCCGCGCCGGGGCGCCGTCGAGCAGGGCGTCGCCGGATTTGATCCATTCGGCCAGGCGCGAGCGCGAGTATTCGGGGAACAGTTCGGCCAGCACCGCGTCGAAACGGCGGCCGGCGGCATGGTCGGGCACGCGCGCCTGGCGCGGGCCGTCGCTGGCGGCGTCCTCGGGGAGGTCCGGGGGGGTATTGGGCATGGCAGGGGCACGGCTTGGGTCGGAAAAGGAGGGTCGCGGCGGCCGTAGTCAGTCGCAGGACAGGCCACTAGGCTATCATCGCCCCTTCGTATTCCTGCCCTGCCGCGCCCGAACCCATGATCCGACGCTCCGTCCCGCTGTCCGCGCACGTCCGTTTCATCGCCCTGCTGCTGGTCACGCTGGTCGTGGCGACGGGTTGCCACCGTCAGAAGAAGAACCCCGAGGAAGGGATGCCGGTGGAGCAGCTCTACCAGAAGGCGCATGCGCAGATGGAGAGCGGCAACTGGGCCGGCGCCGAGAGCAGCTTCAAGCGGCTGATCGCGCAGTACCCTTACGGCAACTACACCGAGCAGGCGATGATCGAAAGCGCCTATGCCCAGTACAAGGCCGGCAAGCACGACGACGCGGTGTCCACCATCGACCGCTTCATTCGCACCTATCCGACCCAGCGCAACATCGCCTACATGTACTACCTGCGCGGGTTGTCCAACTCCAACCGCGACACGGTGTTCCTGCGCCGGGTGTGGTCGCTGGATCCCAGCCGCCGCGACCTGTCCACCCCGCAGCAGGCCTACGCCGACTTCAACACCGTCGCCGAGCGCTACCCGAACAGCCGCTACGCCGCCGACGCGCGCGAGCGCATGATCGCCCTGCGCAACGTGTTCGCCCAGCACGAGCTGGACAACGCGCTGTACTACCTGCGTCGCGACGCCTGGGTGTCGGCCGCCTCGCGCGCCACCTACCTGCTCGAGACCTACCCGCAGAGCGCCTACCAGTACGACGCGGTGGCGGTGCTGGCCGATGCCTACACCCACCTCGGCAATAAGACCCTGGCCGCCGACGCGCGCCGCGTGCTGGAGCTCAACGATCCGCAGCATCCGTGGCTGACCGGCAACTGGCCGAAGTACCCGTGGATGATCCGCAAGCTCAATCCGTTCGCCGGCGAGAAGTCCGCCGCCACCGGACAGTCCAACTCGCAGATGCAGCGCTGATCCACCGCGCCGGCGGGATGCACACCGACAGGGGCCGCAAGGCCCCTGTCGCGTTCTGGGGACCACTATGGCGCCGCCCTGCCCTGCAATGGCGGGCCGATCCGGCACGGCACTCGGCGGCTGACACCCGCGGCAGTGCGACGGTGCCGGGCCTGCCCCGCGTCGCGGACTGCGACGCGCGCCCCAATCCGGACGATTGTCGGCCAGACCGCTGCGCAGCCTTGCTAGGCTGCCCCCACACCTCCTCCGTGCCGATCCGCTGGGACCCCTGCCCATGCCCATCCTGCGCCCGCTGTCGTGGTTGTTCGCCGCCGTCTTCTCCGCCGCCGCTCTGCCGGCCGCCGCAGCACCGGCCATCGTGTACGGCGTCAACGGCCACGACGGCCGCCAGGCCTACCCGCTCAGCCAGAGCGAGGCGGTGTTCCGTTTGCTCGACCAGCGCAACCTGCGCAGCTACCGCTTCGACGTCGACCCGCGCAACTTCACCGTGCTCGACACGTTGGTGCAGCTCTCGCGCAAGTACAACATCGCGCTGCGGCCGATGGTGTATCCGATGTCGCAGGAGATCGGCTACGCGCTGGCGCGGCGCTATGCCAACGAGATCAAGGTCTGGGAGATCGGCAACGAGCAGGACCTGGACCGTGCCGCCGCCCCGGCGCGGATCGCGGCGATGACCACGATGTACCGCGGCATGAAGCAGGCCTCCGACGAAGTGGGCGCCGGCCTGCAGTTCACCATCAACATCACCGCCTGCAACAGCGACGATCATTCGGCCACCGCACGCTGCCCCGGCGACCGCAACGGCTCGCTGTGGTTCCTGGACCAGGCCAAGGCCGCCGGCTTCGACTTCGACCGCATCAGCTTCCACTACTACGCCTTCCACGGGGAGCGCGGCTACTGGATGGACCTGTATCTCGGACAACTGCGCGCCGCCGCGCAGAAGTACGGCACCAAGGTGTACGTCAACGAGCTCAACTGCGCCGAGATCTACACCGGCAACACCGATGGCGGCTACCCCGGCGATGGCGCCTGCTACGACAGCGTGGCGGAACTGCTGCAGACCCTGCGCAGCGACTACGCCGACGTGGTCGCCGAGATCAATCTCTACGAACTGCTCGACCAGCCGGACCAGCAGGGCGCGGAAGCCCATTTCGGCCTGATGTACGACCTGAGCCGGCCGAAGCCGACCCTGGGCCTGCTGACCGACGCCGCCCGCTGAGCGTGCCGCGTCTTCGCGCGGCGTGGTCGCCGCCTGCGGCTATGCTGCGGCGATGTTCGAACTGCATCGGGTCACCCGCCGCTACGGCGACACGCTGGCACTGGACCAGGTCGATCTTTGCATCGCCCCCGGCCGCACCACCGCGTTGATCGGCCCCAGCGGCGCCGGCAAGTCCAGCGTGCTGCGCCTGCTGCTGGGGCTGGAATGGCCGGATCGCGGCGAGGTGCGCTTCCAGGGCGAGCCGCTGCGCCGCGCCACCCTGCTGGCGCAGCGCCGGCGCATCGGCTACGTGATCCAGGAAGGCGGCTTGTTCCCGCACCTGAGCGCGCGCGACAACGCCGCCTTGCTGGCGCGCACGCTGGGCTGGACGCGGCCGCGCATCGCCGCGCGCCTGCACGAGCTGGCGGCCTTGTGCCGGCTGCCGGAAGCGCTGCTGGCGCGGTACCCGGCCGAGCTGTCCGGCGGCCAGCGCCAGCGCGTGGGCCTGATCCGCGCGCTGTTGCTGGACCCGCCGGTATTGCTGCTGGACGAACCGCTGGGTGCGCTCGACCCGATCGTGCGCCGCGAACTGCAGACACAGATGCGCGAGCTGTTCGCGCTGCTGGGCAAGACCGTGGTGCTGGTGACCCACGACGTCGCCGAGGCCGCCTACCTGGGCGACACCCTGGTGCTGATGCGTGGCGGCCGCGTGCTGCAGGAAGGCAGCGCGCGCCACCTGCTCGAGGCGCCGGCCGATCCGTTCGTCGGTCAGTTCCTGCAGGCGCAGCGCACCCTGGAGGATGCGCGGTGACGTCGCCAGGCGCGCGCTGGCGCGCGGTCGTGCTGGTCGCCTTGGGCGCTGTGGCCAGCCTGTCGGGCCTGCCGGCGGCTGCCGCGGAGACCAAGGTCGTGGTCGGCTCGAAGAACTTCACCGAAGCGGTGGTGCTGGGCGAGATCGCCGCCGGTGCCGGACGCCAGGCCGGGGTCGAGGTCGAACACCGCCGCCAGCTCGGCGGCACCCGCATCCTGTGGCGCGCGCTGGAGCAAGGCTCGATCGACGCCTATGCCGAGTACACCGGTACCCTGGCCGCCGAACTGCTGCAGATGCCGGGCGCCGACGACGCCGCGCTGCGGCAGGCGCTGGCGCAGCGCGGCCTGGCGATGAGCGCGCCGCTGGGCTTCGACAACACCTATGCGTTCGGCATGCGCCGGCAACGCGCGCAGGCGCTGGGCATCGTGCGCCTGTCCGACCTGGCCGCGCATCCGAGGCTCAAGTTCGGGCTGAGCAACGAATTCGTCTCGCGCGCCGACGGCTGGCCCGGCGTGCGCGCCGCCTACGGGCTGCCGCAGACGCCCACCGGCCTGGACCACGACCTCGCCTACCGCGCACTGGACAGTGGCGCGATCGACCTCACCGACCTGTACAGCACCGACGCCGAGATCCCCGCGCACGACCTGCTGGTGCTGCAGGACGACAGGCATTACTTCCCGCGCTATGCCGCGGTGTTCCTGTATCGCGCCGATCTGGCGCAGCGCGCGCCGCGCTTCGTGCAGGCGCTGCGGGGACTGGGCGGACGCATCGACGCGGCGACCATGCAGCGGCTCAACGCCGAGGCCAAGCTCGACAAGCGCGCCGAGAGCGCCATCGCCGCGCACTGGCTGGGCATCGCCGCACCGGCCCAGGACGGACGCCTGCAACGGCTGTTGCAACGCACCCGCGAACACCTGGCACTGGTCGGGCTGTCGCTGGGCCTGGCCCTGCTGGTGGCGCTGCCGCTGGGCATCCTGGCAGCGTACCGGCCACGGCTCGGCCAGGGAGTGCTGGCGCTGACCGGCGTGCTGCAGACGCTGCCGTCGCTGGCGGTGTTCGTGTTCATGATCCCGCTGTTCGGCATCGGCGCCAAGCCGGCGATCGCCGCGCTGTTCCTGTACAGCCTGCTGCCGATCGTGCGCAACACGCACGCCGGCATCACCGGCATTCCTCGCGAGCTGCGCGAGACCGCCGCCGCGCTCGGCCTGCCGCCAGGCACCCGGCTGGGGCGGATCGAACTGCCGCTGGCGCTGCGCACCATCCTCGCCGGCATCAAGACCGCGGCGGTGATCAATGTCGGCACCGCGACCCTGGGCGCCCTGATCGGCGCCGGCGGCTACGGCCAGCCGATCCTCACCGGCATCCGCCTGGACGACCTCGGCCTGATCCTGGAAGGCGCGGTGCCGGCCGCGCTGCTGGCGTTGCTGGTCCAGGGCCTGTTCGAGCTGCTGGAACGCGCGCTGACCCCGCGCGGGTTGCGCCTGGCGGCGCGGCGGTGAACCGGGCGCCGCGCCACGGCCGTCAGAGGTGCGACCGGCCGTGGCAACCGCCACCCGCGCGAAACGCATCACACCGGCAATGGGTCGCGGCTGAAGCCGCGCCTACGGCCTGCATGCCGTTTCTCCCGTAGGAGCGGCTTCAGCCGCGACCAACGAAGCCATGCACCCAACAGGATCGCCGATCCGGATCGGTAATCGGCTGTTTTTCCATCGAAACTGAAACCGGACAACGATCGCACGCACGTGCGTTCATGCACGCGCCGCAGCCACCACCTCTTGGGCAAGGCCACGCATCGCCTCCGGCGTCAGCTGCAGATACGGGGCGATGCGCAGCGCACCATGGCGATGGGTACAGATGACCTGCGCAGGCTGCAGCCATGGCAGCAACACCGGCATCGTCGATGCCGGCGGACGCAGTGCGTACAGGTGCGGCGCGTGCCCGGGCACGGTCCAGTCGCCCGCGCCCAGCGCATGCAGTTCGGCGTCGAATGCCCCGCCAAGCTCGCCGAGCCGCTGTGCGATGCGCGCCGGCTGCCACCGCTGCACCTGCTGCAGCGCGGCGCTGGCCATCGCCAGGCGCAGCGGATCGGCGACGCCGCCGGCATCGAAGCGGCGCGCGCCGCTGCGGTAGGGCGGCGGCGCTTCGGCCGGGAACTGCCAGTCGCCGCCCGGATCGCGCGCCTGCCAGTGCTGCTCGAACGGCACGCCGTGCGCGCGCCAGTGCGGGGAGGCCCACAGCCACGCCAGCCCCATCGGCCCGAGCAGCCATTTGTGCCCGACCGACACCACGAAATCCGGCCGCCAGGCGTCCAGGCGCACCGGCAGCACGCCCAGGCTCTGGCTCAGGTCCAGCACCAGCATCGCGCCGGCCGCATGCACGCGCGGCGCGATGCGGTCCAGATCCAGCAGACCGCCATCGCGCCAATACGCATTCGGCAATGTCGCCACACGCACGCGCGGCTGCGCGTCGAGCGTGGCCAGCACCGCGTCGGTCCAGTCCTCGCCCGGCGCCCGCCGCACCACCGCGAGATGCGCGCCGCTCTCCGCGCAGCGTTGCTGCCACGCCAACAGGTTGGAGGGGAACTGGCCATCGAGCAGCAGCACCGCATCGCCGGGCGCCAGCGGCACCTGCCGCGCCGAGATGGCCAGTCCGTAGGCCGCCGACGGCACCATCGCCACGCCTTCACTGTCGCCCGAGAACACGGTGGCTGCGGCCAGCGCACGCAGGTCTTCGATCTGCGCGCGCCAGGTATCGAAGGACAGCGTCCACGGCGCGATCGCGTCGGCCAACGCCGCCTGCCCCGCGGCCAGCGCACGGTGCAGGCGCGGCCCCTTGCTGGCAGTGTCGAGGTAGCGCACTCCGGCCGGCAAGGCGAACGCATCCGCCGCGGCATCGAGGTCGACCAGTTCGCCGGCGCAAGCCGGACCGGCAGCATGGGGCGAGGCGTTCGTAGACATGTGTCTAGGGTAACGCCGCGGTCCGCGACGCGTGACGGTCCGTTCACGCCGCTGCGCTAAGACTGGGTCGATGCAAGCGATCTCTCCGGCGTCACCGCCCTCGCCCATCGCGTCCGTCGCGACGCTGGCGGACCGCCTGCGCCGCGTGCGCGCCCGCAGCCGTCATCTCGCCGCGCCATTGAGCGAAGAAGATGCGATGGTGCAGAGCATGGACGACGCCAGCCCGGCCAAATGGCATCTGGCGCATACCACCTGGTTCTTCGAGCGTTTCGTGCTCGGCGCCGATCCGGCGTACCGCGCGCACGATCCGCAGTGGGACTACCTGTTCAACAGTTACTACCAGAGCATCGGCCCGGCGCATGCGCGGCCGCATCGCGGCCTGCTGTCGCGGCCCTCGCTGACGCAGGTGCTGGAGTACCGGAACGAGATCGAAACCCGTGTGCTGGCGCAGTTGCAGGCCGGCACGCTGGCGCCGCAGACCCTGCAGATCCTGGAGTTGGGCCTGCAGCACGAGCAGCAGCACCAGGAGTTGCTGCTCACCGACATCAAGCACGCGTTCTGGCGCAGTCCATTGGGCCCGGCCTATCGCGCCGACCTGGCGACGCAGCACGCGCCGGCGTCCCCGCTGCGCTGGCTGCAGCGCGATGAGCAGATCAGCGAGATCGGTGCCGCGCCGTGGCCGGCGCATGCCGACTTCGCCTACGACAACGAATCGCCGCGGCATCGCGTACTGGTGCCGGCGCATACGCTGGCCAGCCGTCCGGTGAGCAATGCCGAGTACGCCGAGTTCATCGCCGATGGCGGCTATCGCACGGTCGGGCTGTGGCTCAGCGACGGCTGGGCCAAGCGTTGCGCCGAGGACTGGCAGCGCCCGCTGTACTGGCATGCCGACGGCGCGCGCGAATTCACTCTCGGCGGCTGGCGCGAACGCGATCCGCACGCACCGGTATGCCATCTCAGCCTGTTCGAAGCCGATGCGTTCGCGCGCTGGGCCGGCGCACGCCTGCCGACCGAGGCGGAGTGGGAACAGGCGGCCGCCGGCGTCGCCATCGCCGGCAACTTCGTCGAGCGCGACGCGCTGCATCCGCAGTCGACGGCGCCGGCCAGTACCGGCCTGCAGCAGTTGTTCGGCGATGTCTGGGAATGGACTGGCAGTGCCTACCTGCCCTACCCCGGCTTCCGCCCGTGGTCGGGCACGCTGGGCGAATACAACGGCAAGTTCATGAACGCGCAGTGGGTGTTGCGCGGCGGCAGTTGCGCCACGCCACACGATCACATCCGCGCCAGCTACCGCAATTTCTTCCCCTCCGATGCGCGGTGGCAGTTCGCCGGCGTGCGCCTGGCCAAGGATCCCGCATGAATGCCGCAACCGCCCGCGCCCTGACCGAAGCCGCCCTCACCGATCTGCACCCGCAGGCCGACGACATTGCCGCCGACGCGATCGCCGGCCTGTCGTGCAGCCCCAAGCAGTTGCCGTCCAAGTACTTCTACGACGCCGAGGGCTCGCGCCTGTTCGAGGCGATCACCCGCCAGCCCGAGTACTACCTGACCCGCACCGAGCTGGACCTGCTGGAAGCGCGGATGCCGTCGATCGCGCAGGCGATCGGCACCGGCGCGCACGTGGTGGAACTGGGCAGCGGCAGCGGCCGCAAGACCCAGCTGGTGCTGGACGGCCTGCGCATGCCGGTGGCCTACACCCCCATCGAGATTTCCCGCGACATGCTGATGTCCAGCACCGCGCGGCTGGCCGAGCGCTTCCCGCACATCCAGATGCTGCCGGTATGCGCCGACTTCACCGCGCCGGTGGCGCTGCCGGCGCCGCAGCGCGGCGCGCGCCGCACCCTGGTGTTCTTCCCCGGCTCGACCCTGGGCAACTTCACCCGCGAGGACGGCATCGCCCTGCTGCGCTCGATGCGCCAGACCATGGGCGCGGACGGCTGCGCGCTGATCGGCATCGACCTGGTCAAGGACACGGCGCTGCTGGAGGCGGCCTACAACGACGCCGCCGGGGTCACTGCCGCCTTCACCCTGAACCTGCTGCGCCGGCTCAACCGCGAGATCGGCAGCGACTTCGACCTCGCGCAGTTCCGCCATCATGCGGTGTACTCGGAAGCGCGCGAGCGCATCGAGACCTTCCTGGTCAGCCAGTGCGCCCAACAGGTGACGGTGGCCGGGCAGCGCTTCGATTTCGCCGACGGCGAAGCGATGCAGGTCGAGTACAGCCACAAGTACACCGACCAGAGCTTCGCGGCGATGGCCGCCGAAGCCGGCCTGCGTGTCAGCCATGGCTGGAATGCGCAGGACGATGCGTTCGGGTTGCGGTTGCTGCAGGCGGTCTGAAGGGCGGGATTGGGGAATCGGGATTGGGGATTGGCAAAAGCGAGCCCGGCACGCGCGGTGGCGGCTTCCTGTCAACGACATCCCTCGTAGGAGCGGCTTCAGCCGCGACGGGCTTTACTGGTAAAGCCCGTCGCGGCTGAAGCCGCTCCTACAGATGAGACAGATGCCAGGTCGACGACCGCGTCAGGCCTGGTACCCGTTGCTGATCGGATAGCGCCGCTCGCGTCCGAAGGCGCGGCGCGACACCTTGGGCCCCGGCGCGGCCTGGTGGCGCTTCCATTCGCTGATGCGCACCAGTCGCACCACCCGGTCGACCACCTCGGCGGCATAGCCGGCGGCGACGATTTCGTCGCGCGATTCTTCCTGGTCGACGTAGCGGTACAGGATGCCGTCGAGCACGTCGTACGGCGGCAACGAATCCTGGTCGGTCTGGTTGGCGCGCAGTTCCGCCGAGGGCGGCCGCGCGATCACCGCCGGCGGGATCACCGGCGTGCCGCCGACCGTATTGCGCCACTTCGCCAGGCCGAACACCTCGGTCTTGTACAGGTCCTTCAGCGGCGCATAGCCGCCGCACATGTCGCCGTAGATGGTGGCGTAGCCCACCGCGTACTCGCTCTTGTTGCCGGTGGTGAGCAGCAGGCCGCCGAACTTGTTGGCCAGCGCCATCAGGATCACGCCGCGGCTGCGCGACTGCAGGTTCTCCTCGGTGACGTCGGGTTCGGTGCCGGCGAACAGCGGGCCGAGCGCGCTCAGCAAGCCCTCGAACGCCGGCTCGATCGCCACCGTCTCCAGCTTCACGCCGAGGACGCGGCACTGGTCCGCGGCTAGGTCGTTGGACAGGTCGGCGGTATAGCGCGACGGC is a genomic window containing:
- the egtD gene encoding L-histidine N(alpha)-methyltransferase, producing the protein MNAATARALTEAALTDLHPQADDIAADAIAGLSCSPKQLPSKYFYDAEGSRLFEAITRQPEYYLTRTELDLLEARMPSIAQAIGTGAHVVELGSGSGRKTQLVLDGLRMPVAYTPIEISRDMLMSSTARLAERFPHIQMLPVCADFTAPVALPAPQRGARRTLVFFPGSTLGNFTREDGIALLRSMRQTMGADGCALIGIDLVKDTALLEAAYNDAAGVTAAFTLNLLRRLNREIGSDFDLAQFRHHAVYSEARERIETFLVSQCAQQVTVAGQRFDFADGEAMQVEYSHKYTDQSFAAMAAEAGLRVSHGWNAQDDAFGLRLLQAV
- a CDS encoding outer membrane protein assembly factor BamD yields the protein MIRRSVPLSAHVRFIALLLVTLVVATGCHRQKKNPEEGMPVEQLYQKAHAQMESGNWAGAESSFKRLIAQYPYGNYTEQAMIESAYAQYKAGKHDDAVSTIDRFIRTYPTQRNIAYMYYLRGLSNSNRDTVFLRRVWSLDPSRRDLSTPQQAYADFNTVAERYPNSRYAADARERMIALRNVFAQHELDNALYYLRRDAWVSAASRATYLLETYPQSAYQYDAVAVLADAYTHLGNKTLAADARRVLELNDPQHPWLTGNWPKYPWMIRKLNPFAGEKSAATGQSNSQMQR
- a CDS encoding aminotransferase class V-fold PLP-dependent enzyme, coding for MSTNASPHAAGPACAGELVDLDAAADAFALPAGVRYLDTASKGPRLHRALAAGQAALADAIAPWTLSFDTWRAQIEDLRALAAATVFSGDSEGVAMVPSAAYGLAISARQVPLAPGDAVLLLDGQFPSNLLAWQQRCAESGAHLAVVRRAPGEDWTDAVLATLDAQPRVRVATLPNAYWRDGGLLDLDRIAPRVHAAGAMLVLDLSQSLGVLPVRLDAWRPDFVVSVGHKWLLGPMGLAWLWASPHWRAHGVPFEQHWQARDPGGDWQFPAEAPPPYRSGARRFDAGGVADPLRLAMASAALQQVQRWQPARIAQRLGELGGAFDAELHALGAGDWTVPGHAPHLYALRPPASTMPVLLPWLQPAQVICTHRHGALRIAPYLQLTPEAMRGLAQEVVAAARA
- a CDS encoding DUF4166 domain-containing protein; translation: MDRALTAPLFAQVLGPAFAQLPPVLRALHTPGPRSRYVGQAEVARGRHPLLPLCAWLVRLPRTGPATPVEVVFRADARGECWERRFGRHAMPSRLWLHRGRLRERLGAVVFEFALRVDGAGIEWRAARAWAFGVLPLPRRWLAGVHCREDQRDGRYAFLIAVTLPWIGPFIRYEGWLAPA
- a CDS encoding thiol-disulfide oxidoreductase DCC family protein, with protein sequence MVAPTAPEDAAIVVFDGVCALCSRWVRFLLRHDRRGRYRFAAMQSPRGSALLRDHGLDPADPLSFLLLTPDAALTDSDAAIAVIAGLGGVWRSVAALRLLPRRWRDAGYRLLARNRHRWFGTTAQCFLPEPQQRARFLE
- a CDS encoding ATP-binding cassette domain-containing protein yields the protein MFELHRVTRRYGDTLALDQVDLCIAPGRTTALIGPSGAGKSSVLRLLLGLEWPDRGEVRFQGEPLRRATLLAQRRRIGYVIQEGGLFPHLSARDNAALLARTLGWTRPRIAARLHELAALCRLPEALLARYPAELSGGQRQRVGLIRALLLDPPVLLLDEPLGALDPIVRRELQTQMRELFALLGKTVVLVTHDVAEAAYLGDTLVLMRGGRVLQEGSARHLLEAPADPFVGQFLQAQRTLEDAR
- the egtB gene encoding ergothioneine biosynthesis protein EgtB, whose product is MQAISPASPPSPIASVATLADRLRRVRARSRHLAAPLSEEDAMVQSMDDASPAKWHLAHTTWFFERFVLGADPAYRAHDPQWDYLFNSYYQSIGPAHARPHRGLLSRPSLTQVLEYRNEIETRVLAQLQAGTLAPQTLQILELGLQHEQQHQELLLTDIKHAFWRSPLGPAYRADLATQHAPASPLRWLQRDEQISEIGAAPWPAHADFAYDNESPRHRVLVPAHTLASRPVSNAEYAEFIADGGYRTVGLWLSDGWAKRCAEDWQRPLYWHADGAREFTLGGWRERDPHAPVCHLSLFEADAFARWAGARLPTEAEWEQAAAGVAIAGNFVERDALHPQSTAPASTGLQQLFGDVWEWTGSAYLPYPGFRPWSGTLGEYNGKFMNAQWVLRGGSCATPHDHIRASYRNFFPSDARWQFAGVRLAKDPA
- the rluD gene encoding 23S rRNA pseudouridine(1911/1915/1917) synthase RluD encodes the protein MPNTPPDLPEDAASDGPRQARVPDHAAGRRFDAVLAELFPEYSRSRLAEWIKSGDALLDGAPARPRDPLRGGEIASLHAVLDTQTHALPEDIPLEVLYEDDQVIVLNKPAGLVVHPGAGNPSGTLVNALLYRDPGLSALPRAGIVHRLDKDTSGAMVVARTLQAHTSLVAQLSARDVHRQYLAVVVGALVSGGTANAPIDRHPRDRLRMAVREDGRDAVTHYRLRERFRAHTALECRLETGRTHQIRVHMAHLKHPIVGDPLYGGPLKLPKGASEELIGELRGFKRQALHAETLEFKHPLSGEPVRATAAVPADLQQLMASLRADAQAAAERARR
- a CDS encoding glycine betaine ABC transporter substrate-binding protein — protein: MGAVASLSGLPAAAAETKVVVGSKNFTEAVVLGEIAAGAGRQAGVEVEHRRQLGGTRILWRALEQGSIDAYAEYTGTLAAELLQMPGADDAALRQALAQRGLAMSAPLGFDNTYAFGMRRQRAQALGIVRLSDLAAHPRLKFGLSNEFVSRADGWPGVRAAYGLPQTPTGLDHDLAYRALDSGAIDLTDLYSTDAEIPAHDLLVLQDDRHYFPRYAAVFLYRADLAQRAPRFVQALRGLGGRIDAATMQRLNAEAKLDKRAESAIAAHWLGIAAPAQDGRLQRLLQRTREHLALVGLSLGLALLVALPLGILAAYRPRLGQGVLALTGVLQTLPSLAVFVFMIPLFGIGAKPAIAALFLYSLLPIVRNTHAGITGIPRELRETAAALGLPPGTRLGRIELPLALRTILAGIKTAAVINVGTATLGALIGAGGYGQPILTGIRLDDLGLILEGAVPAALLALLVQGLFELLERALTPRGLRLAARR
- the pgeF gene encoding peptidoglycan editing factor PgeF, whose product is MPDFALQADWPVPPRVHALTTLRTGAGASQPPFDRFNLGNRSAADGDDPATVQRNRDELAVRLALPTPPHWLRQVHGVQVLRFDGPPHGTGIDAEPTADAAVTAEPGVVLAILTADCLPVVFAARDGSEVGAAHAGWQGLAGGVLEATVAALRTAPAQLQAWLGPAAGPQRYEIGVDVREAFLRHDPAAASAFVATRPGHWLVDLYALARQRLVAAGMAPDQVHGGGLCTIADAQRFYSYRRDRRSGRMATLAWIAP